DNA sequence from the Malus domestica chromosome 11, GDT2T_hap1 genome:
TTATAGTTcgtaagaaattatttttaaataaacagTATCATGTCATACTTTATATCATCTCCAACTTAATAGGCTAAACTTAGcctcctcaataatttattaattttaagtttATCCCTTAAAGTTATTGGTTAATTTATTAAACTACCGTTTAGATGTTTTCAAATCTATTCTTTGAATTTGAAAGGGCTAATATAATGGTCTAGTAAGTCATCTCCAATTGAAATGGCTAATATAGCCCTATCCACAATTATAGCCTACAAAACTTATTTTTAGTTGAACAGTATCAGGCTATAGTCATATGCTATCTCAAAACGAAGGGATTAAACATAACcctctcaataatttattaatttttagtttatattataaattttattagttcatttaattaaactacccttagatgttttcaaatctagccattgaatttgaatcaattattaCAATTGAGGAGccgagccaaaaaaaaaaaggctaagaAGAGGGCTACATTTGGCTAGCCTGATGCCCATTTAACCAAATAATTGCTTGGGGGCTTCATAAAATTATAGTCTAGTTATCGGTTGGAAATGAGTTTTTAGGCAAATTAAACCATTTTTTGGCTTTTCGATCTTTAGCCTTCTTCGTAAAATATGGCAGTGGCTTCATATAATTATAGCCTAGacatcagttgaagattaattTTTGGACTCGTACCATATTTTGACTTTTGGACTTTCTTTTCTATTAGAGATGGCTTAAAGGGGTTCACTCAAAAGTGAGACTCTTAATAGATTCTTTATCACCTCACACTTTAACGTCAATTCTCGTATCAATAGTTTAAAACATTATACGAAAATCATAAGGTGGCAAAAAATCTATTGAGAATctcattttttaaataatatccttagcatttctctaccATGCAAACTACCAACaaacataaaataatattgTATTAGGAAGAGTTGGATTACTTTAATATTGGCGATTGACTTATGGTCAAACTTTAACTATATGTATCACTGAATCAAAGCATGTGTCTCCATTTATTGTGCCTGACATCCCACCTGCTTCCATGTcaacaaatgtgtttttattAGATATGGATTGTCTGCCATTCTCATTTCATATCTTCCTCATGCTCTTTTATTtatgtggtcacagttaagttaTGTTAACATTTTACATtctaattgttttttgtcttattatttttataaaaaaatcaatataaaatgttgacgtggcttaatcgtgaccacaaaATATAGGAGGACATGGGAAGTGTATGAGatggggagggcagacaatctaagTCCGTTTTTATTAACGTGTTAGGCTTAaacaattatatttatatacaccaaaaattataaagaaaattaatgaaaatggtttgaaaattttaagttctaatcaaaatgacaaaaatgtgttgtaactgaataataccatgagtgactttttagagtaaaaatgtcatttttgttaaaagtaaacagtaccgaaagtattttgttaaaattcccaaaattATAAACACATGGATATTCTTGTGAGAAGTTAGACTCTTACATACATTTTCAATTAGTTTACGGTGAGCTTTAACTTTCTTAACAAGAAAACTGTCATATATGGAAATGTAAATTTGATTCCACAACTTGGACATTTCAATTGAAAATGAATGAAGGGACAAAGGCACAAAACAACTAACCACTACATGTTTAGCACATAAATTCAGGAAGCTAACTTATCATGCGTACAATGTACAAATGTTTGCTGATGGACTTATTTGGAATCAACAGTCCTTCGATTTAGAGAAGAATTTACATGTAATCGAGCTGTTAAAGTACTAACCAcacattatattatattatgtgATTCAATTAAAACGCATAACCACTATATGTTTAGCACATAAATTCAGGAAGCTGACCTATCATGCGTGCAATGTACCAATGTCAAATTACATGATACTGTAAATTTGATTCCACAACTCGGACATTTCAATTGAAAATGAATGAAGGGACAAAGAAAAATGACAACCAACCACTACATGTTTAGCACATAAATTCAGGAAGCTAACTAATCATGCGTACAATGTACCAATGTTTGCTGATGGACTTCTTTGGAATCAACGGTCATTCGATTTGGAGAAGAATTTACATGTAATCAAGCTTTAACATTAAATTAAAACACATAACGACATGTGATATAACCTCCTAATTGTCTGAGTACAAAACTTTATCAATTTGTTTTAGTATAAATTAGTATAGAATATcgattatattaaaaataaaaattgaaaatgaagtgCACAATAGGACACACTATGAAGTGTACCAAAAGTTTTTCAAACTAAAATTAAAGAAGATGAAGGGGAACAATTTAAGGTAGTTCTATCAACACACCAGTTTTTACCTTTCACACATCGTTATTTACTTATGACCTTCGCAcataatgaattgaagaagatcaataaataaaaattaacaaatgtgTATGGAAAGTAAAAAATGGGTGTTGTGAACAACACTACCCCAATTTATTGTGCTCATACTTGACCGAAGGATATAAAaagttgaagaagatcaatgaacaaaaattaacaaatacagGCGGAAGGTGAAAATGGATGTTGTGAACAACAATTATGCCTGGAAagtaaaaaagataaaaagataaaattagtCGTGCGACGTTTGGCTTCGCTTTCTGAAATGGAAGGGTAAGCGACAAATTGTAAAGACCCGTCCATCTGATAAGACGAAGCAAAACGCCATACGACTGCTATATAAGCATGTATTTGTATATCTTTGTATACCAACAGAACAGAGAGCCGCCACACACACCCAGAGTCAATGGAGAAAATCGAGCACACGACGGTGCCCACAAACGGCATAAACATGCACGTAGCTTCAATCGGAGCAGGCCCACCGGTGCTCTTCCTTCACGGATTCCCGGAGCTCTGGTACTCCTGGCGCCACCAgcttctctccctctcctccttGGGCTACCGCTGCATAGCCCCCGACCTCCGAGGCTTCGGTGACACCGACGCGCCGCCGTCCCCGACGTCCTACACGGCCATGCACATAGTCGGAGACCTCATCGGGCTGCTTGACCATCTGGGTATTGACCAAGTATTCCTGGTTGCCCACGACTGGGGCGCCGTCATAGCCTGGTGGTTCTGCCTGTTCCGCCCCGACCGGGTGAAAGCCTTGGTCAACATGAGCATCGCTTTCAGTCCCAGGAACCCAAAGAGGAAGCCCGTCGATGGTTTCAGGGCATTGTTTGGCGATGATTATTACATTTGCAGGTTCCAGGTAATCAAACTCCTTTCATTTTTAGTTTCTGCTTCGATCTGAtctgaaaattttaaatcttttgCTAATTATTTTATTCAACTATATATTTACGCACCAAGGCGAAGGATTTGGACTAAGTTACACAATCCTTCAGTTATCCAGCTCACGACAGTCAAAACAAATACCTCTCACTTACAGGGGAGGGAATACCTCCGGCCGGAATGCCAAGCAACAAATCTTTTTGCGATTTAGCATACGATATTAATTTGGTCAGATTCCAATTGCCTTTATTTCCTATACAAAAAGATGAATTTGTGCTAGTTTTGCTGTTTTTGGTTATCTTTTTCCATGTTCATATTCCATTAATGTGAGGGCTTAAACATAGTAAAGTTCTAAAATTGTTTGATTTCATACGGAGATGGTCAAATCTCTGTATTTTCCTGTATAGTATAACTTTTGGAGGACAAGCCTGGAGCAACGGAAAGGTTGCTCATAAAGGTAACAGGTTCGAGTCGTGGAAACAACCTCTTTGCAGTGCAAAGCAAGGGTAGGTCTGTGCACGTTTCCCTTGACCTTCGCAAAGTAGGGAGCCTTGTTGGCTTGGGATCACCCTTTATGGTGTAACTTTGATGTCATACGCAGTTTACTGTATTTAGTATTCGTAGGCAATCAGATTTACTGATTGCTGTTGTTTTGTTATATAATCTTGGTTTGCAGACGTTGGCGGATGTGCTCCCAATGGAAACAAGTTTGAATCCCTCTTCCTGTAGTTTAGATTACTTTGGAATAGAATATTGCGTTATCATAGCCAATTCATATATTCACGTTTTGGAGTATTTTCAATGCTGAAAATCCGTCGGCTAAAGACAGTTGCTGATTAATTAATCTGACCCATCGGGACTAATTTGTAATCCCTGTTAATGTGAAGGACTGAATATGTTAAAATTTGTTCCtgattttgttaaaaaattgtTGTTTGTGTTATAGGAACCCGAAGAGATCGAACGAGATTTTGATAGCATTGGTACTGCAGCGGTCATGAAACGTTTTCTCACCAGCCGCAGTCCAAAACCTCCATGCATACCTAAGGACCAAGGATTAAAATCTTGGGCTGCTCCAGTAACCTTGCCCGCTTGGCTGACAGAAGAGGATCTTAACTATATTGTCAGCAAGTTCAGCAAGTCGGGATTTACTGGAGGATTGAATTACTATCGAGCTTTGAACTTGTATGTACATACCACATACCCCTTTGAATTCTCTTTGATTTATCAAAAGCATGATCTTAGACTGGAAATAATTTCGTATTTTCTTCGTTGTTGCAGAACCTGGGAGCTTACCGGACCATGGACAGGGCTACAAATCA
Encoded proteins:
- the LOC103449169 gene encoding epoxide hydrolase 1, with protein sequence MEKIEHTTVPTNGINMHVASIGAGPPVLFLHGFPELWYSWRHQLLSLSSLGYRCIAPDLRGFGDTDAPPSPTSYTAMHIVGDLIGLLDHLGIDQVFLVAHDWGAVIAWWFCLFRPDRVKALVNMSIAFSPRNPKRKPVDGFRALFGDDYYICRFQEPEEIERDFDSIGTAAVMKRFLTSRSPKPPCIPKDQGLKSWAAPVTLPAWLTEEDLNYIVSKFSKSGFTGGLNYYRALNLTWELTGPWTGLQIKVPVKFIVGELDVTYNIPGVQAYIHKGGFKRDVPFLQEVVVMEGAAHFIAQEKPDEVSQHVYDFIKKF